GCGACTGCGGGTGGGCGAGTTTGGCAGCGGCGATGTCGTGCAGACCCGCGGAGCGGTGACCTACCGCGCAGGTTTGACGGTAGGCGCCGGCGCCACAGGCAGCGCTCGTTACCGCCTGAGCGGCGGAATGCTGGCGTTGGCCCCAGGCGGCAACGGTGCGTTTGAACTTGGCAGCGACGGCGCCACGGGGACGCTGCGAGTCGAAGGCACGGCAATCGTAACGCATAGCGACAGACTCACACTCGCAGGCGGCGCGCAAGGAGGCGGCGTTGGCCGCCTGGAACTTGTCGGCAGCAGCGCGAGCATGCAGATTGGCGAACTCGCCAACGCAACTGGCGCTGATCGCAGCGAAACGCTGTTTTGGCAAGCTGACGCCGCGGGAGTGACGCCGCTTGTCGTGACGCCGGCTGGAACGACTGCTCAGCCGGTGCAATTGCAGAGTCTGGCCGAATTGACGGCAAACGTCGGCACTGGCGGTTCGCTCTCCGGCGACGGCATCGCACTCGAACTCGACCTGTCGGCCTTCACGATGAGCGCGACGCTCATGCTGATCGACAACCGTACCACCGAAACGATCACCGGCTTTTTCGAAAATGGCTCGACTGGGATGCTGTATGGCGAGGGCGCCGCGATCCTCGGCACCGGTTTCAACGGCACGGTAACAATCACGTACCTCGGCACGAGCGGCGTCGGCTCGGCAGGGAACGACGTCGTGCTGCAACTTACGGCCGCGCCCGCTTCGGCAGATTTCAATGGCGACGGCATCGTCGACGGCGCCGACTTTCTCGTGTGGCAACGCGACTTCGGCGACCCGGCGCGGCTGGAATTGTGGAGACAGACGTTTGGTCAGGCGGCGAGCAGCATCGCCAGTACGGCCGTACCGGAACCGAGTACGTTCGCGCTATGCGTCGCAGCTACCGCTTGCGGCGGATGGCGGCGACGGCGGCGAGGCTGCTGAGTAGCAAGCAGACAGCGGTCGGTTCGGGAACGGCGCCGGCGTTTCGCGTGCTGGCGGTCGTGCCGAACGTCTCTTTCCAAACGGCCAAGTCGGCGGCGTCGACCGCTCCGTCGCCGTTCGCGTCGCCTTGGCCAAGCTGAGCGCCAGTCGCTAGGCCCGCATTCCGCTGCCACTGCAGGAAATCGGCGCCATCGACGATGCCGTCAGCATTGAAGTCGGCGTTGTTGAGCGAGCCGGCGACAAGATTCAGCACGACGTCGTTGCCCGTACCGCCGACGTAGCTGATGTGCACCGTGCCGTTAAAACCAGTTCCGAGCATCGCGGCGCCTTCTTCGTAGAGATCGAGCGAGTCGCCCCGTTCGAAGAAGCCGGTGATCGCTTCGGTGGTGCGGTTGTCGATCAGCATGAGCGTCGCGCTCATCGTGAAGGCCGAGAGATCGAGTTCGAGTGCGATGCCGTCGCCGGAGAGCGAAACGCCCGTACCGGTGTTCGCGGCGACTTCAAGCGGATCTTGCAGCTGGACCTTATTGGCAGCGAGGAAGCCGTTGCCGTCGATCACCAGCGACGCGACGCCGCCCGCGTCGGCTTGCCACTTGATCGCTTCGCTGACGCCCGCTTCGCCGCCAACGGCGTTCTCCAACTGGCCGAACTGCACGTGCGCTTGGCTGCCGATAATTTCCAAGCGTGCCCGAGCGGCGGAGTTCGAGACGTTGCCAATGAAGGCTTCGGCCTGGTGACGGAAGTTGCCCGCTCCTTCGACGCGGAGCGTCCCCTCACCACCGGAGCGACCGATGAGCAAGGCGCCGGCGCCATCGGCGGCGCTCACGGTGCTGCCGCCGGAGACGGTGTACTTGCCAACGGCGCCAAGGTCGGCGCCGATTTGGAGTTCGCCGTCGATCGACACCGCGCCGCCCGATTGAATCACCATGCCGAAGCTGCCGGCGTCGGCGCCGACGACGAGCGCGGCGCCATTGCCGACCATGGCGAGCTTGCCGTCAGCGGCGACAGTGATCGCGCCCGCTCCGCCGCCGCGACCGAGGATAACGTCGTCGTCGGTTTCGACGAGCGCGGAGTTCGCGGCGCCGACGCCGTTGCCGATGTTCAGCACGCCGATCGCGGTAACGTCGCCGACGATGAGTTGCCGATCAGCCGGCCCCGTCGGCCCGCCGCCTGGCCGCAGCGTGCCGCCATTGAGGTTGTACTCGCCGTCGCCGCCTGAGTTGACGCCGATCGCGAGATACTTGAGCGTCCCCGTCGAGGCGCCGCTGCTAACAACGCCGCTATTCTGATTGAACGTGCCGACGCCCCCCTGCCCCACGCGAAACTTACCTTGGGCGTCGAGCGTGCCGTTGCTGTTCCAGTTAACGACGCCGGCATAGCCCCCTTCGCCGACGATGAAGTCGCCGCTGCTATCGGCAGTGCTAGCGACCGTGAGGTTCACGTTTGCGTTCGCGTTGAACGTCCCGTTGCCGTTGCGACCGGCGATGATCGCATCAGCCTGATCGGTGCCGACGCGAATCGAACCGATCGTGCGGCTCCCGTTTCCGGTGAACGTCGCGATGCCGTTGTAACCGAGCACGAGTTCCTGCGTGCCGGTGTTGTACGGGCTAGCCCAAGGGCTGGCGGGCGAAACGCCCACGCCGCCGCTGCCATTGCCTGTTGCAAAACCGTCGGTGATCGCGGTAGCGACGCCGCTGTTGTTGTTCCAGACCAGCGCATACTCTGGGTTGGTCAGCGGCGAAATCGTGATCTCGAACTGGTTTGCCGCATTCGTGCGGTAGAGGTCGAAGTGGGGCGAGTAGGTGCTCACGCGAACCGTTTCGCCGTCGGCAAGGAACTCGAGTACACGCATCCAGCCGTTGCCGGCGTTGGTTTCGAACTGCGAGTTGATGAGCATCTGATGGACATCGTCGCCGGCGTTGCTCTTGTTGACTCGGTAACCAACCTGGTCGCCGCCGATGTGACCGTTGAAGGTCATCTCGAAATTGCCGGAAACTTTCAGCAGCTTGTTCCAAAGATCGCTGCCGTCGTTGCCCCCTTCCATCAGGTAGGACTCGTCGGTGGTTCCCCAGTAGCCGTCGCCGGAATTGATGAGCGAGTGAGTGAGCAGCACGGCCGTCGAGTCGGCGTACTGAGGCTGCTGCGCGATGCTCTTGGCCCAGTCGACGACGTTGTCGCGCGGCCAGAATTCAAGCGAGAAGATCAGCATGTCGCGGCCGTCAGGCGCGGTGAATTCGTAGTAGGCGTTCTGCAGCTCGCCGGGGACCATCGTTCCCTTGAGGATGCCCCCTTGGGTCGGATCGACGAGCGGGTTGTCGGTCGCCTTGAAGTAGGTGTTGAATTTCGTGTCGCGGGTCTCGGAATTGACGAACCCGTAGTCATGGTTGCCGGTCGCCATGATGTACGGCACGACGCCGTTGAGCGTGCTGAACGCATCGCGAGCCGCTTGCCACTGCTGCACGGCGGTGACGCCGTTGGTCGCGGTGCCGCTGTTGCGATTGACGATGTCGCCTTCTTGGAGCACGACCTGGATGTTGAACGCCTCCTTGTTGTCGACGATCCAATCCATCTGCTTCTGCAAAATGTAGGTGTCGTTCGGGCGAGCGACGTAATTTTGCGTGTCGGGGACTACCACCATCGACCAGACGGCGTCGGGCGAGGGGGCGAACTTCGGCTGCGCGGTCGTCGCGACGTAGCCAGGCGAGGCGTGGTTCTCGCTGTCGCCGCCGGAACCGCGCCAGTAGGCGCCGTAAACGCCTTGCGACGAGGGCCGCCAATTAGCGCCCGAGTCGTTCGCCGTGCTGCTGAGGTACTGCGGCAGCACGTAGATGCTGTTGCCGTCGTTGCCGCTCGTGGTGGGCCAACCCGAACCGTCGCGGTAGACGACGGTGTCTTGCACGACGCCCAGGTTGTTGCGGATGGCGATTGTCGCGTTGTTGACGTTGGTGTTCGGATCGTTCGGCAACGCGGGGAAGCTGGAAACTTGCAGCCGGTTCTTGCCGGTTCCCCAATCGGAATCGAACGTCGACGCGCTCGGCGTGAGCACCAGCGCCTGCCCGGCGCCGAGCGTCGTGCCAGTCGGGAACGCCGAGGTCCACGCATTAACCTGCGGCTTGCCAAACTGCCAGCCGCTGAGGTCGATCGACGAACTGCCGGTGTTAAACAGCTCGACCCACTCGCGATTGGCGGAGCCGTTCTGCGGCTCGTACATGATCTCGCTGAGAATGATCGAGCCGCTGGCGGGAGCGAGCAAGCAGAGCGACAGCGCGAGCGCTAAGTAACGAACGCCGAACTTAAGATAGATGCTAATCATGAACGCTCTTCCCGCCAGTGAGCTAACGCTCAAGTTCCACAACATATGATGATCGGAATCGCTGCAGCAGCAACCCGGCCACCATAGCGAGCAACAGGCCGCTTGGTTCAGGGACCGTGGCATTTGCTGGAGTCGCGGCGCCGACCGCGGCCGCGCTGAATTCGCTTTTCCAAATCGCCAGGTCAGCGCCGTCGACAACCCCGTTGCCGTCGGCGTCGCCGGGCGTCGCTTGCCCGTAGCCTCGCTGCCAAGCGAGGAAATCGGCGCCATCGACGTCGCCGTCGAAATCGAAGTCAGCCCGCGAGAACGGCGAAGCGACCAAGCTGAGCACCACGTCGTTCCCCGTACCGCCGACGTAGCTGATCGAGACTGTACCGTGGAACCCCGTCCCCAAAATCTGTTCACCCTGTTCGTAGAGGTTGCCAGTCAGACCATTCTCGAAGAACCCAGTCGCGCTCTGCGTCGTTTGGTTGTTGATGAGCGTGAGCGTGCGGCTCGCGGTGATCGCCGACAGATCGAGCGACAACGCGATGCCGTCGCCGCGGAGATTGCCCTGACCGTTGGCGCCGGTGTTCGCGACGACTTCGATCGGACTTTGGAGTTGCACCCGTTCGACGCCGCCGGATCCGACGATGCTGAGCGGCGTCACGCCATCGGCATCGGCGACCCAGCGGATTGTTTCATCGACGCCGAGCGCGTTTTGCAGCCGGCCGACTTGGATGAAGGCGTCGCTGCCGACGAGTTCGAGCGTTCCCTGCGAGCCCGCGTAGTCGCCGTGGCCGACGTAGATGTTCCCCGACGACGTCAGCGACCCGGTGCCGCTCACCTGCAGCTTTCCGGTGGAACCGGTGGCGGCGATGCGCAACAGCCCTGAAGCCGTAACGGTGCCGCCGCTGAGTTGATACTCGCCATAAGAACCGGCGCCCGTCGCGATCCCGAACATCGCCTGCGTGCTGACGCTGCCGCCGCTTTGCATCACGAGGCCAGTCGCGCCGTTGGCGTTCGCAACGTGGAACTCAGCGTTGCTCCCTTGCAGCACAATGGCGCCGTCGGACTTGACGGTCAGCGTGCCGTCGCCGCCGTCTTGGCCGACAAAGATGTCGTCGCGAGATTCGAACCGCGCCGTGCCAGCAGCGCCTGTGCCGTCGCCGACGTTGACGACGCCGACGCCCCCCGCGGCGCCGATGCGCAGTTGCCGGAGTTCAACGCCGCTCAATCCGCCTCCGGTTTGCAGCCGGCCGTTATTCAAGTTGTAAGTTCCGTGCGAACCAGCGCCGTTGCCGACGCCAGCGAACTTGAGCGTGCCGCCCACGTCGCCCGCCGACACCGTGCCCGCGGTTTGCGTGAAGACGCCAGTGCCTCCTTGCCCAATGCGCAGGCGGCCCTCGATCTTCAACGTGCCGCTGCTCCCCCAAGTGACGGCGCCGTTGTACCCCGCCTCGCCGACGAGCACGTCGCCCGTCTCGCTGCTGCCGGTTGGCACGGCGCCATTGCCGATGGTGAGACTCTTCGAGCCTGAAGCGATGAGCGTGCCGTCGCCTTGGGCGGCGTCGATGATCAACCCAGCATGAGCGGTGCCGACGCGCAAGGATTGAACGCGATCGGTGGGCGAGATCACGGTCGAGTCGTTGAACTGCGCCGTACCGCCGTTGCCCAGGAACAGCGCCTGCCCGCCGTCGCTGAAGGGGCTCGTCGCATTCGGCGCGGGGCCGCCTGAACCATTGCCGGCATTCCACGCTACCGTGAAATTCGCCGTTCCACCCGTCCACGCGAGACCGTCGACGTCGAACACGTTGAGCGTCGTGTCGTATGCGAACGGCAGCGCGTACTCGCTGCTCAGGTAGTTGGCAACGAGGTTGATCTGCCCCACCGAAAGCTGATCGTTGAAAACGACGAACTCGGCGAGTTGGCCGCTGAAGTAGTCGGTCGTCAGCAACGAGCCGCTGGCTGATCGCCCTGTGCCGAGCAGCAGTTCGAGGTCGTTGCCGCTGAAGGTGGTGCTCAGCGTCGTGCTGCCGTTGCCGGTGAACGTGTTGGCCGGCAGCGTACCGTCAACGAACAACTTGGCGTCGGAGTAGGCCTGCCCGTCGTCGACTTGCCACACGACGATGTGAAACCCGGAATCGGCGAGCGGCGTGTCGTAGAGCGACGAACCATCGTTGTAACGGAAGCCGGCGCCGCCATTGGCGGTAGTCGTCGGCGAGTTCGAGACATCGAGGCCGGCGACGCTCCCCGCGGCGCCGTTGCTGCGGCCAATTTGGCCGAGCCGCTCCGCCGTGGCGCCGGAAGTGTCGCTAGTCGTTACAGCGAAGACGGTGATCCCCTGCCCTGGCGTCGGCAACGAGTTGGAGGTCGACGATTGCAACGCATCGTCGCCGTCGAACGTCACCACCGCCTTGCCGTTCAGAGCGCCGGTGGCAAGCGTCGGCCGATTCGCCGCGTTCGCTTGCGACACCGTGCCGTTAAATGAATCGCCGGTGGCTGAATCGCTCCACGCACCGACCGGGGCGCCGTTGCTGAGCGCGGCAAGGTCTTCCGCTTTCAGGCGCACGATCGGCGTCACCGTGTCAGGCAGATTCCGCGACGGGGTCGAGTAGCGAATCGCGAGACCTTGGCTCGCGAGATCTTGCACGACGGCGGGCTGCGAGGTGGCGAGATTGTTCGTCTCGCCGACGTCGTTGGCGAGGTTGTAGAGTTCGGGGGCCGTGCCATCGGCGTTGAGCAGCAGCTTCCAATTGCCCGAGCGAATCGCAAACGCCTCTTGGCCGTTCGCGCCCGCACCGGCGGGATTCGGGTTTACATGGCGATCTTCCGTGCCGCGGTTCATGTCCCAGAAGAGCGGCGTCGTGCGCGTCTGCGACTGGCCGCTGAGCAAGGCCTGGCTCAAGTTCTCGCCATCGAACGCAGCGCCCACCGGTGCGTCGACGCCGGCGATCCCGAGCAGCGTCGGCAACATGTCAGCGCCCCAAATGACGGTGTCGTCGTCGGTGCGGCCCGCGGCGACGTTGCCGGTCCAGCGGGCGATGAGCGGCTCGCGGAAGCCTCCTTCGAACATCGAGCCCTTCGAGCCGCGGAAGGGTCCGTTCGACCCGATGCTGCTCGCATTCGCCCCGACGGCGCCGTTGTCGGCCATCACGAGAATGAGCGTCTCTTCGTCGAGACCTTGCTGGTCGATGTGATCGATCAGGCGACCAATCTGCTCGTCGGCGTATTCAAGGATCGCGAGATAATCGCGCGACTCGGCCGGCAAACTCGGATAGAGGGCGTTGTACTTGGCCTGCAGCGCTGCGGGCGGGACGTGCGGCGTATGCGACTCGTCGAGCCAAACGTTCATGAACACCGGCTGATTCGGATCGGCCGCCTTCGACTGATCGAGAAAGTCGATCGCCCGATCGATCATAAACGTCGCATTGTACTGCCGTTCGAGATAGACGATCTCATCGAGACCGCCACCCGTGCCGCGGGCGTCACTTTGCTGGTTGAGGCCATTAAAATAGTTGCTGGGCCGAGTCGTGACGCCCGCCGCCGTGCCGCCGTACGGTTCCACGTTGATGATGCGATTGCCGAGGCCCTCGAACTGCGTCCAAGCTTCGTCGTAGCCGTAGTCGACGATGCGCGGCGCCGTGACGTTCGTGCCGGCGGTGGTTCCGACTTCGTAGCCAACGTCGCGGCCGCCGCCGAGATGCCACTTGCCGAAGTGGCCGGTCGCATAGCCGCCATCCTGGAACGCGCGGGCCATCGACGGCGACGTGAGCGGCAGGCTGTTTGCGTTGTCGCGCGAGAGATTCGACGCCGAGCTGTCGATGAACGAGTTGATCCCCGACCGAGCTGCGTACTGGCCGGTGAAGAGCGTCGCCCGCGACGGCGAGCAAATCGGCGCACCAGAATAGAACTGGGTGAACTTCAACCCGTCTGCCGCGAGCCGGTCGACGTTCGGCGTTTGCGCGTAGGCGCTGCCGTAGGTCCCGAAGTCGCCCCAGCCGAAATCATCCATGTTGATGATGACGATGTTCGGCGCAGCGGCGTTCGCCCGCGGCATGGCGATCGTCGCGACGGAGAGCAGCAGAAGTATGACGCACCGGGTGATCAACAAGGCATTTCCGCAATGGACGATGGTGACAGGGAGTGGTCTCTAAACGCAGACAACCCCACGTTCGCTTCGCCAGGCTCTCTGCCCCGAGCAGCCTCGACCAAGCGAACGTGGGGAGTCGTTGTCGTCGTCAAAAATAAAACGTGCTTCCGAGCTGACTAGCGGCGAGCACCCCGGCGACGGGCAACGGCGATCAAGCCGAATGCCGCCGATGCCAGAGCGATCGAGTGGGGCTCCGGCACGGCAGCCGCGGCGATCTGCGCCGGGACGCCGAACTGGCCCTTCCAAACGGTGAGGTCGGCCGCGTTAACGGCACCATCGCCGTTCGCATCGCCCTGGGCGAGCGTCGCGCCGCTGTTCACGCCGAAGCCGCGTTGCCAAGCGAGGAAGTCCTTACCGTCAACCTTGCCGTCGCTGTTGAAGTCGGCGTTATTGACGATGCTGCCCACCAGGTTCAGCACGACGTCGTTACCGTCGCCGCCGATGTAGCTGATGTTCACCGTGCCGGCGTAACCGGTGCCGAGAATCGACGCCCCTTCCTCATAGAGGTCGAGCGACGTGCCGTTCTCGAAGAAGCCCGTGACGGCTTCCGCGGTTTGGTTGTCGATCAGCTTGAGGATGCCGCTGCTAGTGAAGGCAGAAAGGTTCAGCTCGAGTGCAATGCCGTCGCCCGAAAGCGTGGCGCCGGCGCCGGTGTTCGCGGTGACTTCGGTGGGATCTTGCAGTTGAACGCTGGCGGCCGTCGGACCAGCGCCGGTGACGACCATCGGCGTGACGCCGTTTGCATCAGCGGCCCAGCGGATGATCTCATTGACGCCTGCGGCGCCGCCGGGAGCGTTCTCAAGTTTCCCAATCTGCAAGCCGGCCTGGCTACCGATAAGTTCCAAACGACCGGTGCCGCCGGTGTTCGTTTCGTTGCCGACGAAGAACTCGGCGCCGTGAGTCACCTTGCCGGTCCCTTCGATGCGGAGCGTGCCAGTGCCGCCTTGCCGGCCTAGCTGGAAGGCGCCCGAACCATCGGTGGCGCTTTCAAACGTGCCGCCGCTGATCGTGTACGAACCGACGCCGCCCACGCCGACGCCGATGCGAACGATGTCGGTCGTGGAAACCGAGCCGCCGGTTTGCACCACCGTGCCGGTGCTGCCGTTGCCGACGTTGAGTTCGGCATTGCCGCCCACGCCGCCAGTGACGCTATCAAGGCGAATCTGTCCGTCCGACTTGACGTTGAGCGTCGCGACGCCGCCGTTACGGCCGATCCACAGATCGTTGTTCGCTTCCAGCAGTGCGGAGCCGGCGGCTCCAGTGCCGTCGCCGACGTTCAAAATGCCGGTCGCTCCCTCGTCGCCAATCGCGGTGACGCGAATCTGCGCGTTGTCGAGCGTGCCCGTCGGCCGGAACTGGCCATTGTTCAGGTTGTACGTGCCGTTGCCGCCAGCGCCGTGCCCAACGGCGAGGAAAGTCCCCGCAGTGCTCGTGCCGCCGCTAACGATGCCTGCGGTTTGCGTGACGACGCCCGTGCCGCCGTCGCCGACCCACAACTTCGCTTCCGCTTCAAGCGTGCCGGTGCTCCCCCAGTTGATCGTGCCGCTCTGACCGCCAGAACCGACGATAATGTCGCCGACGCCGCCCGTGGCGCTCGACTTCAGGCTCACCGAACCGGTCGCGTTCACCGTACCGTTACCATCGCGATTGGCGATGCGGGCCGAGGCCTGATCGGTGCCGACATGCAGCAGCGCGACCGATTCGCTCGTAGCGCCGCTGAGCGCCGCAACGCCGTTGTTGCCGAGGTAGAGTTCCTGCCCGCCACTGAAGGGATTCGCGGGGAACGTGCCGACGCCGTAGTTGCCGTTGCCACTGGCAAAACCGGCGGTGAAATTCGCCGCCGTCGTGTTCCACACGAGGCCGCTCGTCAAACTGCCGGGCGTGGTGGCCTGCAGAACGATGTCGTTGTTGTCCACGCCGCCGTAGTAGTTCAGGTAGAACTGCGTGCCGAGGGCGTTCGTGCCGACCGATTGGCCCTGCGTGTAGTTGCCGAACGTGCCGACCGCCAAGACCGTTGGATCGAGCGAGTTGACGAGCGTGAGGGTGCTGTTCGAGTTATAGGCGTTGAACGAGTTCAGGCTCAGGACCGACGTGGCCCCCAGAGTGAGCCCCTTCGCAGTATCGCCCGCGGTGTTAGTATCGCCTTCGACGATGATCGGCGTGGCGCCGCCAGCGTCGAACGTAAAGTTCAGCGTGCCGAAATTGCCGACGTCGAGCGCCCGCACATTGCTCGTACCGGTCGAGCCGGTGATGTTGTACGCCGCCGCGCGGCTGGGGCCGATTTGCAGGATGCCGTCGGCGTCGAGCGAGCCCCCTTGCTGATTGAAAGCCCCGGCATTGACGACGAACGGCGCCGGGCCGCCCGTGCCGCCGTTCGCTTTGTGGAGCGCGGCGAAGTTGATTTCGAGCCGCCCGTCCGACTTGATGTTGAACGTACCGGTGGAAGCAGTGCTGTGCCCGATCGTAAAGTCGTCCCAAGTGACGAACTTCGCAGAAGCGGCGGCGCCCGTTCCATCGCCCAGGTTAAACACGGCCGTCCCGGTGCCGGCGCCGATGCGAGTGTTGCGGCGAACTTCTTCGCCCAGCGCGGTATCGAGCGCGGCGCCGACGTTCAAGACGCCGTTATTCAGGTTGTACGTACCGGTCGAATTGTTGCCGACGGCGAAGAAGACGCTCGCAGCGGCCGTGTTCGTTCCAGCCTTCACCGTGCCGTTGTTTTGCGTGAACGTTCCCGTCCCGGCTTGGCCGACGCGGAACGCCCCTTCCACCGTAAGGGCGCCGGTGCTGTCCCACACGACGGTTCCGGCAGTCGGTGCATTGCCGCCAATGTAGAACGCCCCGTACGGCTCGGTGGCCGACGTCGCGTATCGGACCAGCAGCGGCGTGTTGCCGGTAACGCGCAGCGTGCCGGCGCCTCGATAGTCGTTCGGGCCTGCGACGTTCGCAGCGCCGGCGTTCGTGCCGACCTGAATCCCGTACACCAGGTTCTCGTAGCCGGCGCCGTTGATCGTCGAAGTCGTGTTGAGCGTCGCCTCGCCGTTGTTGCCGATGTAGAGCACGTTGGCGCCAGGCAACCCTCCTTCGCCGGGATAGGCGAAGGGATCGGTGAGTTGCGCTTCCGCGCTGCCGCTGGTGTACGACCAGGCGTTGGCGTCCTGAAAGTTGCCGGTCGTCTTGTTCCAAATGATGTTGGCGCCCCATGCCTGCGAGCCGCCGACAATGGCCCACGCAGCCGCGAGAGCCGCCGCTTTCTTCGTCCGTTGGTAGTTCATCATGATCCTCCAGCCTGGATTTGGCGCCGCCTGCGGCGCGACGGGGGTAGTGCGTGTCGCACTCGGCGGCCGCCGTCATGCGAAGAGAGTATGATTACGTTGTGCTGCAGATGAGATAGTGAAAAGGGAGCGGCGTTAGTTCGCCGAGACGACTTCATCTCCCGCGCGGCTCGACATCGAGCGCCACGCCATCAGGTCGATGCCGTCGGTGATGAATCTGCCAGAGGCGTCGCACATCGAAACGTGCACGCCGCCGGGGTGATTGCTGCGGGCGCCGAGCGTGAATTGGGCGAAGTTCGATTCTGCTAGCGGCTGGCAAGGGAGCCCCATCTCCGGGCGGTCGATGCACA
This sequence is a window from Lacipirellula parvula. Protein-coding genes within it:
- a CDS encoding lamin tail domain-containing protein — translated: MISIYLKFGVRYLALALSLCLLAPASGSIILSEIMYEPQNGSANREWVELFNTGSSSIDLSGWQFGKPQVNAWTSAFPTGTTLGAGQALVLTPSASTFDSDWGTGKNRLQVSSFPALPNDPNTNVNNATIAIRNNLGVVQDTVVYRDGSGWPTTSGNDGNSIYVLPQYLSSTANDSGANWRPSSQGVYGAYWRGSGGDSENHASPGYVATTAQPKFAPSPDAVWSMVVVPDTQNYVARPNDTYILQKQMDWIVDNKEAFNIQVVLQEGDIVNRNSGTATNGVTAVQQWQAARDAFSTLNGVVPYIMATGNHDYGFVNSETRDTKFNTYFKATDNPLVDPTQGGILKGTMVPGELQNAYYEFTAPDGRDMLIFSLEFWPRDNVVDWAKSIAQQPQYADSTAVLLTHSLINSGDGYWGTTDESYLMEGGNDGSDLWNKLLKVSGNFEMTFNGHIGGDQVGYRVNKSNAGDDVHQMLINSQFETNAGNGWMRVLEFLADGETVRVSTYSPHFDLYRTNAANQFEITISPLTNPEYALVWNNNSGVATAITDGFATGNGSGGVGVSPASPWASPYNTGTQELVLGYNGIATFTGNGSRTIGSIRVGTDQADAIIAGRNGNGTFNANANVNLTVASTADSSGDFIVGEGGYAGVVNWNSNGTLDAQGKFRVGQGGVGTFNQNSGVVSSGASTGTLKYLAIGVNSGGDGEYNLNGGTLRPGGGPTGPADRQLIVGDVTAIGVLNIGNGVGAANSALVETDDDVILGRGGGAGAITVAADGKLAMVGNGAALVVGADAGSFGMVIQSGGAVSIDGELQIGADLGAVGKYTVSGGSTVSAADGAGALLIGRSGGEGTLRVEGAGNFRHQAEAFIGNVSNSAARARLEIIGSQAHVQFGQLENAVGGEAGVSEAIKWQADAGGVASLVIDGNGFLAANKVQLQDPLEVAANTGTGVSLSGDGIALELDLSAFTMSATLMLIDNRTTEAITGFFERGDSLDLYEEGAAMLGTGFNGTVHISYVGGTGNDVVLNLVAGSLNNADFNADGIVDGADFLQWQRNAGLATGAQLGQGDANGDGAVDAADLAVWKETFGTTASTRNAGAVPEPTAVCLLLSSLAAVAAIRRKR
- a CDS encoding sulfatase-like hydrolase/transferase, producing MLITRCVILLLLSVATIAMPRANAAAPNIVIINMDDFGWGDFGTYGSAYAQTPNVDRLAADGLKFTQFYSGAPICSPSRATLFTGQYAARSGINSFIDSSASNLSRDNANSLPLTSPSMARAFQDGGYATGHFGKWHLGGGRDVGYEVGTTAGTNVTAPRIVDYGYDEAWTQFEGLGNRIINVEPYGGTAAGVTTRPSNYFNGLNQQSDARGTGGGLDEIVYLERQYNATFMIDRAIDFLDQSKAADPNQPVFMNVWLDESHTPHVPPAALQAKYNALYPSLPAESRDYLAILEYADEQIGRLIDHIDQQGLDEETLILVMADNGAVGANASSIGSNGPFRGSKGSMFEGGFREPLIARWTGNVAAGRTDDDTVIWGADMLPTLLGIAGVDAPVGAAFDGENLSQALLSGQSQTRTTPLFWDMNRGTEDRHVNPNPAGAGANGQEAFAIRSGNWKLLLNADGTAPELYNLANDVGETNNLATSQPAVVQDLASQGLAIRYSTPSRNLPDTVTPIVRLKAEDLAALSNGAPVGAWSDSATGDSFNGTVSQANAANRPTLATGALNGKAVVTFDGDDALQSSTSNSLPTPGQGITVFAVTTSDTSGATAERLGQIGRSNGAAGSVAGLDVSNSPTTTANGGAGFRYNDGSSLYDTPLADSGFHIVVWQVDDGQAYSDAKLFVDGTLPANTFTGNGSTTLSTTFSGNDLELLLGTGRSASGSLLTTDYFSGQLAEFVVFNDQLSVGQINLVANYLSSEYALPFAYDTTLNVFDVDGLAWTGGTANFTVAWNAGNGSGGPAPNATSPFSDGGQALFLGNGGTAQFNDSTVISPTDRVQSLRVGTAHAGLIIDAAQGDGTLIASGSKSLTIGNGAVPTGSSETGDVLVGEAGYNGAVTWGSSGTLKIEGRLRIGQGGTGVFTQTAGTVSAGDVGGTLKFAGVGNGAGSHGTYNLNNGRLQTGGGLSGVELRQLRIGAAGGVGVVNVGDGTGAAGTARFESRDDIFVGQDGGDGTLTVKSDGAIVLQGSNAEFHVANANGATGLVMQSGGSVSTQAMFGIATGAGSYGEYQLSGGTVTASGLLRIAATGSTGKLQVSGTGSLTSSGNIYVGHGDYAGSQGTLELVGSDAFIQVGRLQNALGVDETIRWVADADGVTPLSIVGSGGVERVQLQSPIEVVANTGANGQGNLRGDGIALSLDLSAITASRTLTLINNQTTQSATGFFENGLTGNLYEQGEQILGTGFHGTVSISYVGGTGNDVVLSLVASPFSRADFDFDGDVDGADFLAWQRGYGQATPGDADGNGVVDGADLAIWKSEFSAAAVGAATPANATVPEPSGLLLAMVAGLLLQRFRSSYVVELER
- a CDS encoding dockerin type I domain-containing protein, which produces MMNYQRTKKAAALAAAWAIVGGSQAWGANIIWNKTTGNFQDANAWSYTSGSAEAQLTDPFAYPGEGGLPGANVLYIGNNGEATLNTTSTINGAGYENLVYGIQVGTNAGAANVAGPNDYRGAGTLRVTGNTPLLVRYATSATEPYGAFYIGGNAPTAGTVVWDSTGALTVEGAFRVGQAGTGTFTQNNGTVKAGTNTAAASVFFAVGNNSTGTYNLNNGVLNVGAALDTALGEEVRRNTRIGAGTGTAVFNLGDGTGAAASAKFVTWDDFTIGHSTASTGTFNIKSDGRLEINFAALHKANGGTGGPAPFVVNAGAFNQQGGSLDADGILQIGPSRAAAYNITGSTGTSNVRALDVGNFGTLNFTFDAGGATPIIVEGDTNTAGDTAKGLTLGATSVLSLNSFNAYNSNSTLTLVNSLDPTVLAVGTFGNYTQGQSVGTNALGTQFYLNYYGGVDNNDIVLQATTPGSLTSGLVWNTTAANFTAGFASGNGNYGVGTFPANPFSGGQELYLGNNGVAALSGATSESVALLHVGTDQASARIANRDGNGTVNATGSVSLKSSATGGVGDIIVGSGGQSGTINWGSTGTLEAEAKLWVGDGGTGVVTQTAGIVSGGTSTAGTFLAVGHGAGGNGTYNLNNGQFRPTGTLDNAQIRVTAIGDEGATGILNVGDGTGAAGSALLEANNDLWIGRNGGVATLNVKSDGQIRLDSVTGGVGGNAELNVGNGSTGTVVQTGGSVSTTDIVRIGVGVGGVGSYTISGGTFESATDGSGAFQLGRQGGTGTLRIEGTGKVTHGAEFFVGNETNTGGTGRLELIGSQAGLQIGKLENAPGGAAGVNEIIRWAADANGVTPMVVTGAGPTAASVQLQDPTEVTANTGAGATLSGDGIALELNLSAFTSSGILKLIDNQTAEAVTGFFENGTSLDLYEEGASILGTGYAGTVNISYIGGDGNDVVLNLVGSIVNNADFNSDGKVDGKDFLAWQRGFGVNSGATLAQGDANGDGAVNAADLTVWKGQFGVPAQIAAAAVPEPHSIALASAAFGLIAVARRRGARR